Proteins found in one Salinimonas lutimaris genomic segment:
- a CDS encoding heme ABC transporter permease, translated as MWKWLHPYAKTERAYGLCSTLLPWFTVVAVSALLTGTIWGLVFAPADYQQGDSFRIIYIHVPAAMLSMSTYVAMAVAALVGIVWQWRTAYMTMIAMAPVGAVMTFIALFTGAAWGKPMWGAWWVWDARLTSELILLFLYIGVIALYGAFDDKQQAGKAAGVMALVGVINVPIIHFSVEWWNTLHQGATITKFDKPSIAPEMLWPLLLNILGLAAFIGALTCARLKTEILRRESQRPWVLKLVAGDRESGNAV; from the coding sequence ATGTGGAAATGGTTACATCCTTATGCAAAAACAGAGCGGGCTTACGGCCTGTGCTCCACCCTGCTGCCCTGGTTTACCGTGGTGGCTGTGTCAGCGCTGCTTACCGGTACCATATGGGGACTGGTATTTGCACCGGCTGATTATCAGCAGGGCGATTCTTTCCGGATTATTTATATTCATGTGCCGGCGGCCATGTTGTCGATGAGTACCTATGTGGCTATGGCAGTCGCTGCGTTGGTGGGCATTGTGTGGCAGTGGCGCACGGCGTACATGACGATGATAGCGATGGCGCCGGTAGGCGCGGTGATGACCTTTATTGCTTTGTTTACCGGGGCCGCCTGGGGCAAGCCGATGTGGGGCGCGTGGTGGGTATGGGATGCCAGACTGACGTCGGAGCTCATTTTGCTGTTTTTATATATTGGTGTTATAGCCCTTTACGGCGCGTTTGATGATAAACAGCAAGCCGGCAAGGCGGCCGGTGTAATGGCGCTGGTGGGCGTGATTAATGTGCCGATTATTCACTTTTCTGTTGAATGGTGGAATACGCTGCATCAGGGGGCCACGATTACCAAGTTTGATAAACCTTCCATTGCGCCTGAGATGCTGTGGCCGTTGCTGCTCAATATTCTGGGGCTGGCAGCATTTATTGGCGCGCTTACCTGCGCCCGGTTAAAAACCGAAATTTTACGCAGGGAAAGTCAGCGCCCCTGGGTACTGAAGCTGGTGGCGGGGGATAGGGAGTCGGGCAATGCAGTTTGA
- the ccmB gene encoding heme exporter protein CcmB: MSCLYQGVFKRDMALAFRQKAELAQPLMFLLMVVTLFPLGVSPSPATLQLIGPGVIWIAAILSSLMGMERLFREDFQNGSLEQMTLSGQPLFLIAGVKVLVHWLVSIVPLLLLSPLLALFLNLSLPMYVALLATLVLGTPLLSLIGAIAVGLTVGLERGSLLLSLLLLPVFIPLLIFATSAVEAAAMQLPYLPQLAIIGAMLLLAIALAPFAIAYALKVSQH; encoded by the coding sequence GTGAGCTGTTTGTATCAGGGGGTGTTCAAACGGGACATGGCACTGGCCTTTCGGCAAAAAGCGGAACTGGCCCAGCCGCTGATGTTTTTACTGATGGTGGTGACCCTGTTCCCGCTGGGCGTGAGTCCGTCCCCGGCCACGCTGCAGTTAATCGGCCCGGGGGTTATCTGGATTGCCGCCATCCTGTCGTCGTTGATGGGTATGGAGCGGTTATTTCGCGAAGACTTTCAAAATGGTTCTTTAGAACAGATGACCTTAAGCGGACAACCTTTGTTTTTGATTGCCGGGGTCAAGGTACTGGTGCACTGGCTGGTCAGTATTGTTCCCCTGTTACTGCTCTCGCCATTGCTGGCTCTGTTTCTGAATCTTTCGCTGCCCATGTATGTTGCCTTACTGGCCACTCTGGTTCTGGGCACACCGCTGTTGTCGCTGATTGGTGCCATTGCGGTGGGGCTGACCGTGGGCCTTGAGCGCGGTAGCTTATTGTTATCGCTGTTGTTGCTGCCGGTTTTTATTCCGTTACTAATCTTTGCCACCTCGGCCGTGGAAGCTGCCGCCATGCAGTTGCCCTACTTGCCACAACTGGCCATTATAGGCGCTATGCTGTTACTGGCTATTGCCCTGGCGCCCTTTGCCATTGCCTATGCCTTAAAAGTGAGTCAACACTGA
- the ccmA gene encoding cytochrome c biogenesis heme-transporting ATPase CcmA, which produces MPELVASGIACLKQDRLLFDSLTFTLSEARLVHLKGANGAGKTSLLRILSGLSQPASGQILWNGQPLDARYYQQLIYIGHKSGLSTNLSALDNLTYWCAQHGVSSTEQQRLAILDELGLVGLETLPVKSLSAGQQRRVALARLWLKPAAIWLLDEPFTALDVQGVQMIETKIRDFVDRGGMVMLTSHQALSQHAGDFQTLELEYRW; this is translated from the coding sequence TTGCCAGAGCTAGTTGCATCCGGTATTGCCTGTTTAAAACAGGACCGACTGTTGTTTGATTCATTAACTTTTACCTTATCAGAGGCCCGACTGGTGCATCTGAAGGGGGCTAATGGCGCGGGCAAAACCAGTTTGTTACGTATTTTATCCGGCTTGTCGCAGCCTGCCAGCGGGCAGATCCTGTGGAATGGTCAGCCGCTAGATGCCCGCTATTACCAGCAGCTTATTTATATCGGCCACAAAAGCGGCCTGAGTACAAATTTAAGTGCGCTGGATAATCTGACCTACTGGTGCGCCCAGCATGGGGTTAGCAGCACCGAGCAGCAGCGCCTCGCCATTTTGGATGAGCTTGGCCTGGTGGGTCTTGAAACCCTGCCGGTGAAATCTTTGTCGGCGGGCCAGCAGCGCCGGGTTGCACTGGCCCGGTTGTGGCTAAAGCCTGCGGCAATCTGGTTACTGGACGAACCGTTTACGGCGCTCGATGTACAGGGTGTGCAGATGATTGAAACCAAAATCCGTGACTTTGTTGACCGGGGCGGGATGGTTATGCTGACCTCGCATCAGGCGCTGTCGCAGCATGCCGGAGACTTTCAGACACTTGAACTGGAGTACCGCTGGTGA